The Synechococcales cyanobacterium T60_A2020_003 region GCCTGCTGCACGACGGTCATAGACGAACCGAGTAGTATAGGGGGAGGGGTGTCATCGCTCCTCCCTTTCGTGCTGTCCTCCTTAGTAATGTCCTACGCTGCACCCGTGTCTACAGTAGTTCCCACCCTTTCCTCCACCACCACAAGTTCTCGTCCCCTGCTCGGAGCCTCCCTCACCGAACTGACGGAATGGGTACAGCAGCAGCAGCAGCCCGCCTACCGGGGTAAGCAGTTGCACCAGTGGATTTATCAGCAAGGGGCGCGCTCGCTCCTCGATATCTCGGTTTTTCCAAAGGCATGGCGAGAACAGGTGGCCCAAACTCCGATTGGGCGATCGCAAATCCATTACCGTGCTGAAGCCAGTGATGGGGCAGTCAAGTACTTGCTGCGGCTCAGCGATGGCAACATTATTGAAACTGTTGGCATCCCCACCGAAAAACGCCTCACAGTTTGCGTGTCATCTCAAGTGGGCTGCCCAATGGCCTGCGATTTTTGCGCGACGGGCAAAGGGGGATTTCTGCGGAACCTGGAACGCCATGAAATTGTGGATCAGGTGCTCACGGTTCAGGAAGATTTTCAGCAGCGGGTGAGCCACATCGTGTTTATGGGGATGGGCGAACCGTTGTTGAATACGGCTAGCGTTCTGGAAGCGGTGCGATCGCTCAACGAAGATGTGGGGATCAGCCAGCGATCGATCACGATTTCGACCGTCGGCATTCCGGGACATATTCGCCGTCTAGGCGACCATCACCTCCAAGTCACCCTTGCCGTGAGTCTCCATTCCCCGTTTCAAGCCCTGCGCGAACAGTTGATTCCCAGCGCCAAACATTATCCCATTGAAACGCTGCTGCAAGAATGCCGCGACTATGTCGGCCAAACGGGACGCCGGGTTAGCTTTGAATACATCCTGCTCGCCAATGTGAACGATCAGGCACACCATGCTGAAGCCTTGGCACGTCTGCTCAAAGGATTTCAGAATCATGTGAATTTGATTCCCTACAATCCCATCCAAGACGCCGATTATCAACGTCCTGCCCATAAAGACGTCCGTGCCTTTGAGCAAATTCTCAAAAATAATGGCATTGCGGTCAGCATTCGATACTCAAAAGGACTGGATGCCGATGCCGCCTGTGGTCAGCTTCGAGCCAGTCAAAAAGCGGCTGAAGGTTGAAACGAATTTGTGCTTAATACCGTTTCTCTTAAATTGGGTTATAGATGCCAACGCGTAACCTAGGGAATGATATGGCTTTCGGAACTCAAAACTTAAACCTCAAAACGGAGAGCTGGTATAAACGACCTCTAAATAAGGCGATCGCCCAGGACATTTCCCTAGGCGATCTGCGTTCATCCAGTGAAAGGTTGATGCCCTAGCGCATCTGCAACCCGCCGCCAGTCCGGACAGAAATTCCTGGCGCGTAGGCTTCGACAACACTTCCCGTGTGGGCGCAGGTCACCATGTAGTAATCACAGGCTGAACACTGCGTTTGAATTCTCGGCGTTTGATAGTAACGGGCGGCTGGACTGCCGCAATTCGGGCAGCGCACCATTTGCATTGAACAGGTTTCTAAAAGAGTCTCTAGGCTAACAGTTTGTAATGATAGCGGTGAGGTAGTGGGTGATTTCATAGGATATAACGGCTTTTTTTGGACTTAAAAATGGCGATCGCAGACGTTGAACCAGGCAAATGTATTAATCCAGGATTATTGAAATTGTACGAAAAAGATCAGATTCTTAATTCTGTCTTAAGAATTACATTCGTGCCACAGCGAAAATTTTAATAATCGATATTATGTCAATTTTTATTTGAAGGTGCCATGAAGAATGGGCTAAAACAGCATCGGGATCAATTCAAAATAATGAAAAAGAGATTGATTTGGGGAAGCAAAAAGGCGCAGTAAATGACCTAAAAACCTTGTGAACACTACTAAATCTTGAAGAATGCGATCGCCATTGTCCAGTTATCCCGTATTTCTAAACATAAAAACACAGCTAAACGTTCATATTCAGCAGCTATCTTGATTTTTTCCAACAGCGTGATTTTTAGCTCTCCCAAATCCTCAAAAAATAAAAATAATGTGTATTTAGACACAGATTAAAACAAAAGTTAAAATTTAACTCGTCCAATCATGTCTAAACACCTCTGCCGATGGGCAGGCTGCAACATCCCACAACTCGATTAAGATAGGGAACGTCGCTGGGGATGGGTCTTCAAATTGAGGTTGTACCACCCGCAGTGCCTTAAGGTAGAGTATCCATGGTTTATCGATCGTTACAGGACGGGTAATGGTGCTACAGGTCTTGCCGCTTGCGTTTGAGTTTGCCTCCCCAGGGCGGATCCTTGTCCAATTGGGGCCACTCAGCATTCGTTGGTATGGTGCATTAATTGCGATCGCTGTGGTTGTGGGTCTTAATTTGTCGCGCTGGCTGTCCAAAAAGCGAAACATGGATCCAGAGCTCGTCACTGACCTTGCCTTTTGGCTTGTGCTTGCCGCAATTCCCTGTGCGCGGCTGTACTACGTTCTGTTTGAATGGTCGTACTACAGTCAGCATCCCAATGAGATACTGGCCGTTTGGAAAGGGGGCATTGCCATTCATGGCGCTGTGCTGGGCGGGATTCTAGCCACAATCATCTTCGCGCGGCTAAATCGAGTCTCTTTCTGGCAACTGGCTGACGTGGTTGCGCCGTCCCTGATTTTGGGGCAG contains the following coding sequences:
- a CDS encoding replication restart DNA helicase PriA, whose product is MQMVRCPNCGSPAARYYQTPRIQTQCSACDYYMVTCAHTGSVVEAYAPGISVRTGGGLQMR
- the rlmN gene encoding 23S rRNA (adenine(2503)-C(2))-methyltransferase RlmN; the protein is MSYAAPVSTVVPTLSSTTTSSRPLLGASLTELTEWVQQQQQPAYRGKQLHQWIYQQGARSLLDISVFPKAWREQVAQTPIGRSQIHYRAEASDGAVKYLLRLSDGNIIETVGIPTEKRLTVCVSSQVGCPMACDFCATGKGGFLRNLERHEIVDQVLTVQEDFQQRVSHIVFMGMGEPLLNTASVLEAVRSLNEDVGISQRSITISTVGIPGHIRRLGDHHLQVTLAVSLHSPFQALREQLIPSAKHYPIETLLQECRDYVGQTGRRVSFEYILLANVNDQAHHAEALARLLKGFQNHVNLIPYNPIQDADYQRPAHKDVRAFEQILKNNGIAVSIRYSKGLDADAACGQLRASQKAAEG